One segment of Patulibacter sp. SYSU D01012 DNA contains the following:
- a CDS encoding sensor histidine kinase produces MRRPRRLSSQLLRVQLAILVATVLLGFGLALVSTQRRLDDDYQQRALAVARSVAATPEIAAAVARGDRSGVVQRRAEAVRRATGTTFVVVTDDRGIRLAHPDPRRLGQRVSTDPSGALRGDTVLAVERGTLGRSARAKVPLRAGGRIVGEVSVGIHERALHRELRAIAPALALYLSGALVVGALASALLARRLKRQTFGLELDELAGLLQEHEAILHGIREGVIVVDPRGRLRLITAEATRLTGLSGDDRGRTVEEAVPAGPLADLLAGRTGGQDELLVHGDRVVVANRMAVRRDDRDLGAVVTLRDRTELDALVRELDSVRGLADAMRAQAHEFSGRLHALAGLLDLGHADEARAFIAEVARTDVGLRRDITARVGDPRVAALLAAKSAVAAERGVRLTVDPATDVPDALVDPREVLTVLGNLLDNAIDAAADAPPADGEPTVVACLTAEADGLLLWVRDTGAGVPAGDRGAVFAAGWSTKAAEGRGVGLSLVRQLVARRGGDVAVEDPEDGRGGALFTVWLPGAVRAAPDAPTPPTRSDA; encoded by the coding sequence GTGCGCCGGCCCCGCCGCCTCTCCTCGCAGCTCCTGCGCGTCCAGCTCGCCATCCTCGTCGCGACGGTGCTGCTCGGCTTCGGCCTGGCCCTCGTCTCGACCCAGCGCCGGCTGGACGACGACTACCAGCAGCGGGCGCTGGCGGTGGCGCGGAGCGTGGCGGCGACGCCCGAGATCGCCGCCGCCGTCGCCCGCGGCGACCGCTCCGGCGTGGTGCAGCGCCGCGCCGAGGCCGTCCGCCGCGCCACGGGCACGACCTTCGTCGTCGTGACGGACGACCGCGGCATCCGTCTGGCCCACCCGGACCCGCGGCGCCTGGGGCAGCGGGTCAGCACGGACCCGTCCGGGGCCCTGCGCGGGGACACCGTCCTGGCGGTCGAGCGCGGCACGCTCGGCCGCTCCGCGCGGGCCAAGGTGCCCCTGCGCGCCGGCGGCCGGATCGTCGGAGAGGTCTCCGTCGGCATCCACGAGCGGGCGCTGCACCGCGAGCTGCGCGCGATCGCCCCGGCCCTGGCGCTGTACCTGAGCGGGGCGCTCGTCGTCGGCGCGCTCGCGTCGGCCCTGCTGGCGCGGCGACTCAAGCGGCAGACGTTCGGCCTGGAGCTGGACGAGCTCGCCGGCCTGCTGCAGGAGCACGAGGCGATCCTCCACGGCATCCGCGAGGGCGTGATCGTCGTCGACCCGCGCGGCCGACTGCGGCTGATCACCGCCGAGGCGACGCGTCTGACCGGATTGTCCGGCGACGACCGGGGGCGCACGGTCGAGGAGGCCGTCCCCGCGGGACCGCTGGCCGACCTGCTCGCCGGCCGCACGGGCGGCCAGGACGAGCTGCTCGTCCACGGCGACCGCGTCGTGGTCGCCAACCGGATGGCCGTGCGGCGCGACGACCGCGACCTGGGCGCCGTGGTGACCCTGCGCGACCGCACCGAGCTCGACGCGCTGGTGCGCGAGCTCGACAGCGTGCGCGGCCTGGCCGACGCCATGCGCGCGCAGGCGCACGAGTTCTCGGGCCGGCTGCACGCGCTCGCGGGCCTGCTGGACCTGGGCCACGCCGACGAAGCGCGCGCGTTCATCGCCGAGGTCGCGCGCACGGACGTCGGGCTGCGCCGCGACATCACCGCCCGCGTCGGCGACCCGCGCGTCGCGGCGCTGCTCGCCGCCAAGTCGGCCGTCGCCGCCGAGCGCGGCGTGCGGCTGACCGTCGACCCGGCCACGGACGTGCCCGACGCGCTCGTCGACCCGCGCGAGGTCCTCACCGTCCTGGGCAACCTGCTCGACAACGCGATCGACGCCGCGGCCGACGCGCCGCCGGCGGACGGCGAGCCCACGGTGGTGGCGTGCCTGACCGCCGAGGCGGACGGCCTGCTGCTGTGGGTGCGCGACACCGGGGCCGGCGTGCCGGCCGGCGACCGCGGCGCCGTCTTCGCCGCGGGGTGGTCGACGAAGGCCGCCGAGGGCCGCGGCGTCGGCCTGTCGCTCGTCCGGCAGCTCGTCGCGCGGCGCGGCGGCGACGTCGCCGTCGAGGACCCCGAGGACGGCCGCGGCGGCGCGCTCTTCACCGTCTGGCTGCCCGGCGCGGTCCGCGCCGCGCCGGACGCCCCCACCCCACCGACCCGGAGCGACGCATGA
- a CDS encoding response regulator produces the protein MIDVLVVDDDFRVAAVHAEHVGRVPGLRVVAQAHGAAAALDAAARHRPGLVLLDRYLPDADGIDVLRRLRAQAAPPDVLMLTAARDRPSVAAALRAGALHYLLKPVDFAALRAHLAAYVRLQAALDGRGDLDQRAIDRLVALRAGDDRAPRRDGDGDLPPTARRILDALTAAADALSAAGVAEAVGISRATAQRHLSALARDGAVALDLRYGATGRPEHLYRPAAGPDDGGAARPG, from the coding sequence ATGATCGACGTGCTCGTCGTCGACGACGACTTCCGCGTGGCCGCGGTCCACGCCGAGCACGTCGGGCGGGTGCCGGGCCTGCGGGTCGTCGCCCAGGCCCACGGCGCCGCGGCCGCCCTCGACGCCGCCGCCCGGCACCGGCCCGGGCTCGTCCTCCTCGACCGCTACCTGCCCGACGCGGACGGCATCGACGTGCTGCGCCGCCTGCGCGCCCAGGCGGCGCCGCCGGACGTGCTCATGCTGACCGCCGCGCGCGACCGGCCCTCCGTCGCCGCCGCCCTGCGCGCCGGGGCCCTGCACTACCTGCTCAAGCCCGTCGACTTCGCCGCCCTGCGGGCGCACCTGGCGGCGTACGTGCGCCTGCAGGCGGCGCTCGACGGCCGCGGCGACCTGGACCAGCGCGCGATCGACCGGCTCGTCGCCCTGCGCGCCGGCGACGACCGCGCCCCGCGGCGGGACGGCGACGGCGACCTGCCGCCGACGGCCCGGCGCATCCTCGACGCGCTCACCGCCGCGGCCGACGCGCTGTCCGCCGCCGGGGTCGCCGAGGCGGTGGGCATCAGCCGGGCGACGGCCCAGCGCCACCTGTCCGCGCTGGCCCGCGACGGAGCGGTCGCGCTGGACCTGCGCTACGGCGCCACCGGTCGGCCCGAGCACCTGTACCGCCCGGCCGCCGGCCCGGACGACGGAGGCGCCGCGCGCCCCGGCTGA